Genomic window (Planktothrix serta PCC 8927):
GGAAAGAGACATATTTGATTAATATTTTAGATGATTATAAACAAGAATATAACCCCTGTAGAGACTTTACATAAAACGTCTCTACAGGGGTTACATGGAACGTCTCTACTGAATTAATCTCCTAAACAAATCCCCATACTTCGAGCCGTTTCTACTAAAATATCACTATTGTTAACGGCACGATATTGAGCGATCGCATCCAAAATCGGAATACTCGACACTTTACGATCTCGCCAAACAACAACCTGATCATATTTTTCCTCAGCAATCAAATCCACCGCCGCCACTCCAAAAGCAGAAGCAATAATTCGATCTATGGGTGAAGGAGTTCCTCCTCGTTGAATATGACCGAGCACTGTAACGCGAGTTTCTGCGCCACTGCGATCGCAAACTTCATCAGCTAAATATTGCCCAATGCCTCCTAAACGAGCTTGTCCCATACGATTAATCATGGTGACAGGTTCTCCCGTTTCCGTTTTCACCGCTTCCGCAACAACAACTAAACAATAGTTTTTCCCTTGTTTTTGTCGTTCTGCAATATGCTGACAAATGCTATCCAAACTGTAAGGAATTTCAGGAATTAAAATAATATCTGCACCCCCAGCAATTCCCGCATGAAGGGCAATATGTCCTGCATCTCGCCCCATGACTTCTAAAATCATCACGCGGCTATGACTTGCAGCAGTAAAATGTAGACGATCTAGGGCTTCGGTAGCAATATCAACGGCCGTAC
Coding sequences:
- a CDS encoding ATP-dependent 6-phosphofructokinase — encoded protein: MGEHKRIGILTSGGDCAGLNAAIRAVVYRAAGILGWEVFGIREATQGLMTRPVNSVPLTIDKVDNILTAGGTILGTTNKGDPFAFPMPDGSLLDRSEEIIEGYHLLGLNALIGIGGDGSLAILRRIAQQGNINLIGIPKTIDNDVGSTDLSIGFSTAVDIATEALDRLHFTAASHSRVMILEVMGRDAGHIALHAGIAGGADIILIPEIPYSLDSICQHIAERQKQGKNYCLVVVAEAVKTETGEPVTMINRMGQARLGGIGQYLADEVCDRSGAETRVTVLGHIQRGGTPSPIDRIIASAFGVAAVDLIAEEKYDQVVVWRDRKVSSIPILDAIAQYRAVNNSDILVETARSMGICLGD